From the genome of Amia ocellicauda isolate fAmiCal2 chromosome 14, fAmiCal2.hap1, whole genome shotgun sequence, one region includes:
- the txnipb gene encoding thioredoxin interacting protein b, whose protein sequence is MVVMTKKLKTFEVVFSDPSKAYYSSGDKVAGRVVVEVAEVTRVSALRFLGIGCARVEYPKGKQRCHEEMDYLRYEDTLRLDEQPTDKDGSVTLRPGNKYEYMFGFELPQPGQMVTSYKGKFGSVEYYVKALLERPSQPALEVKKNFDVVEPLDVNTPDLMSPAAGTKEKKVTCMFIPDGQVSLNAKIDRKGFCEGEDICIDAKFENTCSRIVVPKAAIVAKHTYQANGRTKVFQQKLSSVRGNHIISGMCDAWQGKSIRVPKIKPSILGCNIIRVEYALMIYVHIPGSDKLVMELPLVIGTVPYNGLSSRTNSMTSQDGSTSSNSWVSLRMPSAPPSYCDIARDCRLDTPLTPLLDDYDGGDSPLFMNVPQFEFPPPPAYSEVNQQFNGNMMAVSPPC, encoded by the exons ATGGTGGTGATGaccaagaaactgaagaccTTCGAGGTGGTCTTCAGCGACCCTAGCAAGGCGTACTACTCCAGCGGAGACAAAGTGGCCGGCAgggtggtggtggaggtggcCGAAGTGACCCGGGTGTCCGCACTGCGCTTCCTGGGCATCGGCTGCGCCCGGGTGGAGTACCCGAAGGGCAAGCAGCGCTGCCATGAGGAGATGGACTACCTGCGCTACGAGGACACGCTGCGGCTGGACGAGCAGCCCACCG ATAAGGATGGCTCGGTGACgctcagaccaggcaacaagTACGAGTACATGTTTGGGTTCGAGCTGCCTCAGCCAGG GCAGATGGTAACGTCCTACAAGGGCAAGTTTGGCAGCGTGGAGTACTACGTTAAGGCCCTGCTGGAGAGACCCTCCCAGCCGGCCCTGGAAGTGAAGAAGAACTTCGATGTGGTTGAGCCCTTGGATGTCAACACCCCTGACCTCATG TCTCCAGCTGCTGGGACCAAAGAGAAGAAAGTGACCTGCATGTTCATTCCTGACGGGCAAGTGTCCCTGAACGCCAAGATTGACCGCAAGGGCTTCTGTGAAG GCGAGGATATCTGCATCGACGCCAAGTTCGAGAACACCTGTTCCCGCATCGTGGTACCCAAGGCAGCCATCGTGGCCAAGCACACCTACCAGGCCAACGGGCGCACCAAAGTCTTCCAGCAGAAGCTGTCGTCCGTCCGTGGCAACCACATCATCTCGGGCATGTGCGACGCCTGGCAGGGCAAGAGCATCCGGGTGCCCAAGATCAAGCCCTCCATCCTGGGCTGCAACATCATCCGTGTGGAGTACGCCCTCATG ATCTACGTCCACATCCCCGGCAGCGACAAACTGGTGATGGAGCTGCCCCTCGTGATCGGCACTGTCCCCTACAATGGCCTTAGCAGCCGCACCAACAGCATGACCAGCCAGGACGGCAGCACGAGCTCCAACAGCTGGGTGTCCCTGCGCATGCCCTCAGCGCCCCCCAGCTACTGCGACATCGCCCGTGACTGCCGCCTGGACACACCCCTCACCCCGCTGCTGGACGACTATGACGGCGGCGACAGCCCCCTCTTCATGAACGTCCCCCAGTTCGAGTTCCCGCCTCCTCCTGCGTACTCCGAG gTGAACCAGCAGTTTAACGGCAACATGATGGCCGTCAGCCCCCCGTGCTAG
- the thbs3a gene encoding thrombospondin-3a gives MGTSRYIQILLALSVLLETGFADTDIQDMQVIDMLALQDARQSSAAVEKVAAAMGTVSDIYVASTFRLPPKLGGVLLGLYNKQDNTKYLELAIMGKINKALVRYVREDGKLHTVNLQNANLADGRAHSLILRVGGLRRGHLAMEMYVDCRLADSSQGLPGLVKLPAEAEAVEIRHGYKAYARLQGAVETLKLALGGTVARVGVLTDCPFQGDSFQHNTVNGGLNSILGDHMKALVGQLLLFNQILGELREDIREQVKEMSLIRNTILECQVCGFHEPRSRCSPNPCYKGVPCMESYEYPGYRCGPCPPGTLGNGTHCQDIDECSEAQPCFSALGCVNTPGGFRCEPCPPGYWGPPLSGTGLDFAKSHRQECADIDECLQGSSACVPNSVCTNTMGSFRCGQCKQGFVGNQTAGCFPRKSCSTLTFNPCDVNAHCVIERSGEVTCACNVGWAGNGHTCGPDTDIDGYPDQSLPCIDNHKNCKQDNCLLTPNSGQEDADNDGIGDQCDEDADGDGIKNVEDNCRLVPNKDQQNSDTDSFGDACDNCPNVPNIDQRDTDNNGEGDSCDNDIDGDGIPNVLDNCPKVPNPLQTDRDGDGVGDACDSCPEISNPTQTDIDNDLVGDVCDTNQDFDGDGLQDTRDNCPEIPNSSQLDSDNDGIGDDCDDDDDNDGIPDESAPGPDNCRLIANPNQKDSDGNGVGDVCENDFDNDTVMDEVDVCPESAEVTLTDFRAYQTVILDPEGDAQIDPNWVVLNQGMEIVQTMNSDPGLAVGYTAFNGVDFEGTFHINTVTDDDYAGFIFGYQDSSSFYVVMWKQTEQTYWQNVPFRAVAEPGLQLKAVKSRTGPGEFLRNALWNTGDTTGEVRLLWKDPRNVGWRDKTSYRWQLSHRPQVGYIRVRLFEGPGLVADSGVIIDTSMRGGRLGVFCFSQENIIWSNLRYRCNDTVPEDFQPLTKHLQFNHKL, from the exons TGATTGACATGCTGGCCCTCCAGGACGCGCGGCAGAGCTCGGCGGCGGTGGAGAAGGTTGCTGCGGCGATGGGCACAGTGAGCGACATCTACGTCGCTTCCACCTTTCGCCTCCCACCCAAGCTGGGGGGGGTCCTGCTGGGGCTGTACAACAAGCAGGACAACACCAAGTACCTGGAGCTGGCCATCATGGGCAAGATCAACAAAG CTCTGGTGCGGTATGTGCGCGAGGACGGGAAGCTGCACACGGTCAACCTGCAGAATGCCAACCTGGCGGACGGGCGCGCCCACTCCCTCATCCTGCGCGTGGGGGGCCTGCGCCGTGGCCACCTGGCCATGGAGATGTACGTGGACTGCCGATTGGCCGACTCCAGCCAAGGCCTTCCCGGATTGGTCAAGCTGCCAGCGGAAGCAGAGGCTGTGGAGATTCGCCATGGCTACAAGGCCTACGCCCGGCTgcag gGGGCTGTGGAGACGCTAAAGCTGGCCCTGGGGGGCACGGTGGCCAGGGTGGGCGTCCTCACTGACTGCCCTTTCCAAGGGGACTCCTTCCAACACAACACAG ttAACGGGGGTCTGAACTCCATTCTGG GTGACCACATGAAGGCCCTGGTTGGTCAGCTACTGCTTTTCAACCAGATCCTGGGAGAGCTGAGGGAAGACATCCGAGAGCAg GTGAAGGAGATGTCCCTAATCAGAAACACCATCCTGGAGTGCCAAGTGTGCG GTTTCCACGAGCCCCGCTCTCGCTGCTCCCCCAACCCGTGCTACAAGGGGGTTCCCTGCATGGAGTCATACGAGTACCCAGGGTACCGCTGTGGGCCCTGCCCCCCTGGCACCTTGGGCAACGGCACGCACTGCCAGGACATCGATGAG TGCTCGGAGGCCCAGCCGTGTTTCTCTGCACTGGGGTGTGTGAACACGCCGGGGGGGTTCCGCTGTGAGCCCTGCCCTCCGGGGTACTGGGGACCCCCTCTCAGTGGCACCGGCCTGGATTTCGCCAAGAGCCACAGACAG GAGTGTGCGGACATCGATGAGTGCCTGCAGGGCAGCAGTGCCTGTGTGCCCAACTCTGTGTGCACCAACACCATG GGCTCCTTCCGCTGTGGTCAATGTAAGCAGGGCTTCGTGGGTAATCAGACTGCGGGCTGCTTCCCCCGCAAGTCCTGCAGCACCTTGACCTTTAACCCGTGTGACGTCAATGCCCACTGCGTCATCGAGAGGAGCGGGGAGGTGACCTGCGCT TGTAATGTGGGCTGGGCAGGCAATGGGCACACCTGTGGTCCTGACACTGATATTGACGGCTATCCCGACCAATCGCTGCCCTGCATTGACAACCACAAGAACTGCAAGCAG gatAACTGTTTGCTAACCCCAAACTCCGGCCAAGAGGACGCTGACAATGACGGCATCGGAGACCAGTGTGACGAGGACGCTGACGGCGATGGCATCAAGaacgtggag GATAATTGTCGCCTCGTCCCCAACAAGGACCAGCAGAACTCAGACACAGACTCCTTTGGAGATGCCTGTGACAACTGTCCCAATGTCCCCAACATTGACCAGCGCGATACGGACAACAACGGCGAGGGAGACTCCTGCGACAACGACATAGATGGGGATG GCATCCCTAATGTCCTGGACAACTGTCCCAAAGTCCCCAACCCGCTGCAAACAGACCGGGATGGAGACGGAGTGGGGGACGCTTGTGACAGCTGTCCCGAGATCAGCAACCCCACGCAG ACGGACATCGACAACGACCTGGTGGGAGACGTGTGCGACACCAACCAGGACTT cgaTGGGGACGGGCTGCAGGACACCCGGGATAACTGTCCCGAGATTCCCAACAGCTCCCAGCTGGACTCGGACAACGACGGCATCGGGGATGACTGCGACGATGATGACGACAATGACGGCATCCCCGACGAGAGCGCCCCCGGGCCCGACAACTGCCGGCTCATCGCCAACCCCAATCAGAAGGACTCGGACG GTAACGGGGTGGGCGACGTGTGTGAGAACGACTTTGACAACGACACGGTGATGGACGAGGTTGACGTGTGTCCGGAGAGCGCAGAGGTCACGCTGACAGACTTCAGAGCCTATCAGACGGTCATCCTGGACCCCGAGGGCGATGCCCAGATCGACCCCAACTGGGTGGTGCTCAACCAG ggCATGGAGATCGTCCAGACCATGAACAGTGACCCTGGGCTGGCTGTGG GCTACACAGCCTTCAACGGCGTGGACTTCGAGGGCACCTTCCACATCAACACAGTGACGGACGACGACTACGCCGGCTTCATCTTCGGCTACCAGGACTCATCCAGCTTCTACGTGGTGATGTGGAAGCAGACGGAGCAGACCTACTGGCAGAATGTGCCCTTCAGGGCCGTGGCCGAGCCTGGGCTGCAGCTCAAG GCGGTGAAGTCCCGGACAGGCCCGGGGGAGTTCCTGCGCAACGCCCTGTGGAACACAGGCGACACGACCGGGGAGGTGCGGCTGCTGTGGAAGGACCCACGCAACGTGGGCTGGAGGGACAAGACCTCCTACCGCTGGCAGCTGTCCCACCGCCCACAGGTCGGATACATACG GGTCAGGCTGTTCGAGGGGCCCGGATTGGTCGCCGACTCGGGTGTGATCATCGACACCTCCATGAGGGGGGGGCGGCTGGGGGTATTCTGCTTCTCCCAGGAGAACATCATCTGGTCCAACCTGCGCTACCGCTGCAACG ACACTGTCCCTGAGGACTTCCAGCCGTTGACAAAGCATCTACAGTTCAATCACAAGCTGTGA
- the hjv gene encoding hemojuvelin — MWGPGVCWNGVQLPGRRALVLAWLISQLCSAPAWAQCRILRCNSEFVAAAQDYGGGGEGGAGEREGSHQHTGYCSALRSYAQCTRRTARACRGDLAFHSAVQGIEDLLIQHRCPKAGPGAPPRPPPRPRPAQAPLPGEACSYERAYLQREGRPPRFLHCGVFGDPHVRTFRDEFQTCAVPGAWPLIDNEHLYVQATSAPARPGSPPTADALTSATVLTKITIIFKGSRECVDQQIYQAELGDVPAAFVDGSVSAGGERRGGGGLAVRSLAPGRHAEIVAAHIGATLVVRQTGHFLSLAVRAPEDVVGAFSPEQDLQLCVWGCPASQRLDPPNPHPHPAPALSNSFSLSAARSHCARLLPTEDVYFQACVFDLLATGDANSSSAALAALEDARALLSDTERLHLLPNHAPASAGRPLLLLLALLAQQLLAGLLQDVGHFAR; from the exons ATGTGGGGGCCCGGGGTCTGCTGGAACGGTGTGCAGCTGCCAGGCAGACGTGCCCTCGTCCTCGCGTGGCTGATCTCACAGCTGTGCAGCGCGCCAG cGTGGGCACAGTGTCGGATCCTCAGGTGTAACTCGGAGTTTGTGGCGGCCGCTCAGGACTATGGGGGAGGTGGCGAAGGTGGTGCAGGAGAGCGGGAGGGGAGCCACCAGCACACGGGGTACTGCAGCGCCCTGCGCTCCTATGCCCAGTGCACCCGCCGCACCGCCCGGGCCTGCCGGGGGGACCTGGCCTTCCACTCGGCCGTGCAGGGCATCGAGGACCTGCTCATCCAGCACcgctgccccaaggccggccccGGCGCCCCGCCCCGACCCCCGCCCCGGCCCCGCCCCGCCCAGGCCCCCCTGCCCGGCGAGGCCTGCAGCTACGAGCGGGCGTACCTGCAGCGTGAGGGCCGCCCGCCCAGGTTCCTGCACTGTGGCGTGTTCGGGGACCCCCACGTGCGCACCTTCCGGGACGAGTTCCAGACGTGTGCGGTGCCGGGCGCCTGGCCGCTCATCGACAACGAGCACCTGTACGTGCAGGCCACCAGCGCCCCCGCCCGACCCGGCTCCCCGCCCACCGCCGACGCCCTCACCTCTGCCACCGTGCTCACCAAG ATCACCATCATCTTCAAGGGCTCCCGGGAGTGCGTGGACCAGCAGATCTACCAGGCCGAGCTGGGGGACGTCCCCGCAGCCTTCGTGGACGGGTCGGTCTCGGCGGGCGGGGAGCGGCGGGGGGGGGGCGGCCTGGCGGTGCGGAGCCTGGCCCCCGGGCGGCACGCGGAGATCGTCGCCGCCCACATCGGGGCCACGCTGGTGGTGCGGCAGACCGGGCACTTCCTGTCTCTGGCGGTGCGCGCCCCCGAGGACGTGGTGGGGGCCTTCTCCCCCGAGCAGGACCTGCAGCTCTGCGTGTGGGGGTGCCCCGCGTCCCAGCGCCTggacccccccaacccccatccCCATCCTGCTCCTGCCCTTTCCAACTCTTTCTCCTTGTCCGCCGCCCGCTCCCACTGCGCCCGCCTCCTGCCCACGGAGGACGTCTACTTCCAGGCCTGCGTCTTCGACCTGCTGGCGACGGGCGACGCCAACTCCAGCTCAGCGGCCCTGGCGGCTCTGGAGGACGCCCGGGCGCTGCTGTCGGACACCGAAAGGCTTCACCTCCTGCCCAACCACGCACCTGCCAGCGCAGGCCGCCCCCTGCTCCTCCTGCTGGCCCTCCTAGCCCAGCAGCTCCTGGCAGGGCTTCTCCAGGATGTAGGCCATTTTGCCAGGTAA